Proteins from a genomic interval of Spiroplasma endosymbiont of Lonchoptera lutea:
- a CDS encoding DDE-type integrase/transposase/recombinase: MKYIISQADLADLKAKAQSWLSANCRNPYYYKTKKRITAYLNLCTYFYIEETTLTKLIKKYFKNAAKTFYRWAQKIMTAYYSDNLDLLLFKTTKPQNLNYQYSLNSREKICDLYFDYKNLQAGGMWSLFNNLKIGSHDIKNSKIPKNIKTFYRWIKSDPRWKELKQQIKQTKRHFKRYEVSEIGLLQMDAKIITTSNFPVDKKYYIYDFIDEMTRIVFGYVYDSLGTNNALNAAQRAMKDFGELGITIKRLRTDNAPEFTTTNWSNKKAYKVKEKSFTTFLSKNGIIHETTPIRSPQSNGKIERFHQHYTKLFYAKGKKLNQNELQHYLNQYYYFYNFERHHLSLNSKTPFQTLQKLLTK, from the coding sequence ATGAAATATATTATTTCCCAAGCAGATTTAGCAGATTTAAAAGCAAAAGCACAAAGTTGACTAAGTGCTAATTGCCGTAATCCTTATTACTATAAAACTAAAAAACGCATTACTGCATATTTAAATTTATGTACTTATTTTTATATTGAAGAAACTACTTTAACAAAACTTATTAAAAAATATTTTAAGAATGCAGCGAAAACCTTTTATCGTTGGGCACAAAAAATTATGACCGCTTATTATTCGGACAATTTAGATTTATTATTGTTTAAAACTACAAAACCACAAAATCTTAATTATCAATATAGTTTAAATTCTCGTGAAAAAATATGCGATTTATATTTTGATTACAAAAATCTTCAAGCCGGTGGAATGTGGTCTTTATTTAATAATTTAAAAATCGGTTCTCACGATATTAAAAATTCAAAAATTCCGAAAAATATCAAAACTTTTTACCGTTGAATTAAATCTGACCCTCGTTGAAAAGAATTAAAACAGCAAATCAAACAAACAAAACGCCATTTTAAGCGTTATGAAGTCTCCGAGATTGGTCTTTTACAAATGGATGCCAAAATTATTACCACATCAAATTTTCCGGTTGATAAAAAATATTATATTTATGATTTCATTGACGAAATGACACGCATAGTATTTGGCTATGTTTATGATAGTTTAGGAACTAACAATGCCCTTAATGCCGCGCAAAGAGCAATGAAAGATTTCGGCGAACTTGGCATAACAATCAAACGCCTTCGTACTGATAATGCACCAGAATTCACTACTACTAACTGAAGTAATAAAAAAGCATACAAAGTAAAAGAAAAGTCTTTTACAACCTTTCTTTCAAAAAATGGAATCATTCACGAGACGACACCAATCCGCTCTCCTCAGAGCAACGGAAAGATTGAACGATTCCATCAACATTATACTAAATTATTTTATGCCAAGGGTAAAAAACTGAATCAAAATGAACTTCAACATTATTTAAATCAATATTATTACTTTTATAATTTTGAACGCCACCACTTATCTTTAAATTCTAAAACTCCTTTTCAAACATTACAAAAACTTTTAACAAAATAA
- a CDS encoding rolling circle replication-associated protein: MNLQSQNPTDFYMKTIYYGQYIRNIVMPLERIKANTRNADGVKNKGNYYTKLLNSNIRAKSNVIRKAYHNFWDCKKLTFLTLTYADVNEFDIRKCKRDLNKFFKKLKYWFKVKNKNIKYLYTYEYQKRGVIHFHILITEKIPHKIILQFWPYGINKNIRVRENTNEMVVKYCSKYITKNVLNEKSLNQYDLNIKAYQFSYNCQNPITRKQVFTDTLNNIVNRTVNSEFVKYLKSTVNNFKTKMCGAIYEFKNINYIDFESANYASLESLRFRNQLRKMKH, encoded by the coding sequence ATGAATTTACAATCTCAAAATCCAACTGATTTTTATATGAAAACGATTTATTATGGTCAATATATTCGTAATATCGTTATGCCCTTAGAACGCATTAAAGCAAATACTCGTAATGCTGATGGAGTTAAAAATAAGGGTAATTATTATACAAAACTGCTTAATAGCAATATTCGTGCAAAATCTAATGTTATTCGGAAGGCATATCATAATTTTTGAGACTGCAAGAAACTTACATTTTTAACTCTTACTTATGCTGATGTTAATGAATTTGACATTAGAAAATGTAAGCGTGATTTAAATAAATTTTTTAAAAAATTAAAATACTGATTTAAAGTTAAAAATAAAAATATTAAGTACTTGTATACCTATGAATATCAGAAACGAGGCGTTATTCATTTTCATATTTTAATTACCGAAAAAATACCTCATAAAATTATTTTACAATTTTGACCTTATGGAATTAATAAAAATATTAGAGTTCGTGAAAACACTAATGAAATGGTTGTAAAATATTGCTCTAAATATATAACTAAAAATGTCCTGAACGAAAAGTCATTAAACCAGTATGACTTAAATATCAAGGCTTATCAATTCTCATATAACTGTCAAAATCCTATTACTAGAAAGCAAGTATTTACCGACACTTTGAATAATATTGTTAATAGAACTGTAAATTCTGAATTTGTAAAATACTTAAAATCAACAGTTAATAACTTTAAAACCAAAATGTGCGGAGCAATCTATGAATTTAAAAATATTAATTATATAGACTTTGAAAGTGCAAATTATGCTTCATTAGAAAGTTTAAGATTTAGAAATCAACTAAGAAAAATGAAACATTAG
- a CDS encoding integrase core domain-containing protein, with protein MKYIISQDDLADLKAKIQNWLTTIYSNKHYDKTKKRVTSYLNLCNQFYLKPITLNKLVKKHFHGTRNTFYQWANKILIAYQNNDFNSLIFKYTKPNKISYQYDLNSREKICNLYFDYKNIQAGGMWSLFNNLKMGFHDIENSKIPKNIKTFYRWIKSDSRWKELKQQIKQTKRHFKRYEVSEIGLLQMDAKIITTSNFPVDKKYYIYDFIDEMTRIVFGYVYDSLGTNNAINAVQRAMKDFSELGITIKRLRTDNAPEFTTTNWSNKKAYKVKERPFTAFLSRNGVIHETTPIRSPQSNGKIERFHQHYTKLFYVKDKKLNQNELQHFLNQYYYYYNFQRCHSALQNKSPFQKLQELIN; from the coding sequence ATGAAATATATTATTTCCCAAGATGATTTAGCAGATTTAAAAGCAAAAATCCAAAATTGATTAACAACAATTTATAGTAATAAACATTATGACAAAACTAAAAAACGAGTTACTAGTTATTTAAATTTATGTAATCAATTTTATTTAAAACCAATAACTTTAAATAAATTAGTAAAAAAGCATTTTCACGGTACACGAAATACATTTTATCAATGAGCTAATAAAATTCTTATTGCTTATCAAAATAATGATTTTAATAGTTTAATTTTTAAATATACAAAACCTAATAAAATTAGTTATCAATATGATTTAAATTCTCGTGAAAAAATATGCAATTTGTATTTTGATTACAAAAATATTCAAGCCGGTGGAATGTGGTCTTTATTTAACAATTTAAAAATGGGTTTTCACGATATTGAAAATTCAAAAATTCCGAAAAATATTAAAACTTTTTATCGCTGAATTAAATCTGACTCTCGTTGAAAAGAATTAAAACAACAAATCAAACAAACAAAACGCCATTTTAAGCGTTATGAAGTTTCCGAGATTGGTCTTTTACAAATGGATGCCAAAATAATTACCACATCAAATTTTCCGGTTGATAAAAAGTATTATATTTATGATTTCATTGACGAAATGACACGGATAGTATTTGGTTATGTTTATGATAGTTTGGGAACTAATAACGCGATTAATGCTGTACAAAGAGCAATGAAAGATTTTAGTGAACTTGGCATAACCATTAAACGCCTTCGCACTGATAATGCTCCAGAATTTACTACTACTAATTGAAGTAATAAAAAAGCATACAAAGTAAAAGAAAGACCTTTTACGGCCTTTCTTTCAAGGAATGGGGTTATCCATGAAACCACTCCAATTCGTTCGCCACAAAGTAACGGTAAAATTGAGCGGTTTCATCAACATTATACTAAATTATTTTATGTTAAGGATAAAAAACTAAATCAAAACGAACTACAACATTTCTTAAATCAATATTATTACTATTACAACTTCCAACGCTGTCATTCAGCATTACAAAATAAATCGCCATTTCAAAAATTACAAGAATTAATAAATTAA
- a CDS encoding rolling circle replication-associated protein encodes MNLQPQNPTDFYMKTIYYGQYIRNIVMPLERIKANTRNANGVKNKGNCDTKMLNSNIRAKSNVIRKAYHNFWDCKKLTFLTLTYADVNEFDIRKCKRDLNKFFKKLKYWFKVKNKNIKYLYTYEYQKRGVIHFHILITEKIPHKIILQFWPYGINKNIRVRENTNEMVVKYCSKYITKNVLHEKSLNQYDLNIKAYQFSYNCQNPITRKQVFTDTLNNIVKRTVNSEFVKYLKSTVNNFKTKMCGAIYEFKNINYIDFESANYASLESLRFRNQLRKMKH; translated from the coding sequence ATGAATTTACAACCTCAAAATCCGACTGATTTTTATATGAAAACGATTTATTACGGTCAATATATTCGCAATATTGTTATGCCTTTAGAACGCATCAAAGCAAATACTCGTAATGCTAACGGAGTTAAAAATAAGGGTAATTGTGATACAAAAATGCTTAATAGCAATATTCGTGCAAAATCTAATGTTATTCGGAAAGCATATCATAATTTTTGAGACTGTAAAAAACTTACATTCTTAACGCTTACTTATGCTGATGTTAATGAATTTGATATTAGAAAATGTAAGCGTGATTTAAATAAATTTTTTAAAAAATTAAAATACTGATTTAAAGTTAAAAATAAAAATATTAAGTACTTGTATACCTATGAATATCAGAAACGAGGCGTTATTCATTTTCATATTTTAATTACCGAAAAAATACCTCATAAAATTATTTTACAATTTTGACCTTACGGAATTAATAAAAATATTAGAGTTCGTGAAAACACTAATGAAATGGTTGTAAAATATTGCTCTAAATATATAACTAAAAATGTCCTGCACGAAAAGTCATTAAACCAGTATGACTTAAATATCAAGGCTTATCAATTCTCATATAACTGTCAAAATCCCATTACTAGAAAACAAGTATTTACCGATACTTTGAATAATATTGTTAAACGAACTGTAAATTCTGAATTTGTAAAATACTTAAAATCAACAGTTAATAACTTTAAAACCAAAATGTGCGGAGCAATCTATGAATTTAAAAATATTAATTATATAGACTTTGAAAGTGCAAATTATGCTTCATTAGAAAGTTTAAGATTTAGAAATCAACTAAGAAAAATGAAACATTAG